In Clostridia bacterium, a single genomic region encodes these proteins:
- a CDS encoding type II secretion system protein GspG, producing MPQQSEDRMKNTGGFTLIELTVVMLIIGIMAAILVPRYFNVADQAKVNSARSELKNFQGALELFRSDTGTYPWDEEGGQPSDECTQGLAALVNNISQASEVVYPGWDGPYLSVSQDYVGDVVNRTPPTQRPFAPLDPWGNPYSYKLNDPNDPAKGYVIRSFGPDGELDSGDDLVLP from the coding sequence ATGCCGCAACAATCAGAGGATCGAATGAAAAATACCGGAGGCTTCACGCTGATCGAGCTAACTGTGGTCATGCTGATAATTGGTATTATGGCTGCTATTCTGGTTCCCAGGTACTTTAACGTAGCCGATCAAGCCAAAGTCAACTCTGCTCGAAGCGAGCTAAAGAATTTCCAAGGGGCTTTGGAGCTTTTCCGTTCAGATACCGGAACCTACCCTTGGGACGAGGAAGGAGGCCAACCCAGCGATGAGTGTACCCAGGGGCTGGCGGCCTTAGTCAACAATATTAGCCAAGCTTCGGAGGTTGTTTATCCAGGATGGGATGGCCCCTACCTATCGGTTAGTCAGGACTACGTCGGTGATGTGGTTAACCGAACTCCACCCACCCAAAGGCCCTTTGCGCCGCTCGATCCGTGGGGCAACCCCTATTCTTATAAGCTTAATGACCCTAACGATCCTGCTAAAGGGTATGTCATTAGGTCATTCGGTCCTGACGGCGAGCTGGATAGCGGCGACGATCTTGTCTTGCCATGA